In one Grus americana isolate bGruAme1 chromosome 1, bGruAme1.mat, whole genome shotgun sequence genomic region, the following are encoded:
- the NDUFA6 gene encoding NADH dehydrogenase [ubiquinone] 1 alpha subcomplex subunit 6 — MAVAGKGAVSAAVKPIFSRDLGEAKRRVRELYRAWYREVPNTVHLYQLDITVKQGRNKVREMFLKNAHVTDPRVIDMLVIKGKMDLQETIQVWKQRTHIMRYFHETETPRPKDFLSKFYAGHDP, encoded by the exons ATGGCGGTGGCGGGCAAAGGAGCGGTGTCTGCGGCGGTGAAGCCGATCTTCAGCCGGGACCTGGGCGAGGCGAAGCGGCGCGTGAGGGAGCTGTACCGGGCTTGGTACCGCGAGGTGCCCAACACGG TACACCTGTACCAGCTGGACATCACAGTGAAACAGGGACGTAACAAGGTACGGGAGATGTTCCTGAAGAATGCCCACGTTACAGATCCACGGGTGATAGACATGCTGGTTATTAAG GGAAAAATGGATCTTCAAGAAACCATACAGGTATGGAAGCAGAGGACTCACATCATGAGGTATTTCCATGAGACGGAAACCCCACGACCTAAAGACTTTCTGTCCAAATTCTATGCGGGCCATGATCCCTGA